A portion of the Rhodothermales bacterium genome contains these proteins:
- a CDS encoding pyruvate dehydrogenase complex dihydrolipoamide acetyltransferase, translated as MALPIEMPKMSDTMEEGVLVAWLAEEGATVSAGDVIAQVETDKATMDLEVYDNGVLLKRMVQAGDAVPIGALIAVLGKQGEDISAVLARYNVTSGAAATAPQDAPAAKPETAVETAAETAAETAAQPTAAAPPAAESEGRMKASPLARKMASSHGVDLGVIAGSGPDGRIVRRDVEAAVKRAPATALATAPADSPDLAPVSAPRSAPTPAAAAGGAYEAIKLSQMRKTIARRLGESKFTAPHFYLTVDVAMEQATTFRTRLNELATTQGRSKVSFNDLISKACALALRQHPYVNASYMEKEGEIRLHKAAHIAIAVAVDEGLVTPVVRNVDQKGLSQIAEETRALAERARDRKLQPDEFEGATFTTSNLGMFGIEEFTAIINPPNACILAIGAIRDVPVVKNGEVVAGVRMKLTLSCDHRVVDGATGSQFLNAVKQYLEEPMSLVL; from the coding sequence ATGGCCTTACCGATTGAAATGCCGAAAATGAGCGACACGATGGAGGAAGGGGTCCTCGTGGCGTGGCTTGCAGAAGAAGGCGCGACTGTGTCGGCCGGCGACGTGATCGCTCAGGTGGAGACGGACAAAGCGACGATGGACCTCGAGGTCTACGACAACGGGGTGCTGCTCAAACGCATGGTGCAGGCGGGCGATGCGGTGCCCATCGGCGCGCTTATCGCCGTGCTTGGCAAACAGGGAGAGGATATCTCGGCGGTGCTGGCGCGTTATAATGTCACGTCCGGCGCGGCCGCTACGGCTCCGCAAGACGCACCTGCGGCCAAGCCCGAAACCGCAGTCGAAACTGCAGCCGAAACTGCAGCCGAAACTGCAGCCCAACCTACGGCGGCGGCGCCGCCCGCCGCGGAGAGTGAGGGACGCATGAAAGCCTCCCCGCTAGCCCGCAAGATGGCGAGTTCACACGGCGTCGATCTCGGGGTGATCGCAGGATCGGGGCCCGATGGCCGGATCGTCCGTCGCGATGTGGAGGCGGCCGTGAAACGTGCACCGGCTACGGCACTGGCCACGGCACCGGCTGACTCCCCTGATTTGGCTCCAGTGTCGGCTCCGCGTTCCGCGCCGACGCCTGCCGCGGCTGCCGGCGGCGCCTACGAGGCCATCAAGCTGTCGCAGATGCGCAAGACGATCGCGCGCCGGCTCGGCGAAAGCAAATTTACGGCCCCGCACTTTTATCTCACGGTAGATGTGGCGATGGAGCAAGCCACCACCTTCCGCACCCGGCTCAACGAGCTGGCCACTACGCAGGGCCGCAGCAAGGTGTCGTTTAACGACCTTATCTCCAAGGCCTGCGCGCTCGCGCTGCGTCAGCATCCGTATGTGAATGCATCGTACATGGAGAAAGAAGGCGAAATCCGGCTCCATAAAGCCGCCCATATCGCCATCGCCGTCGCCGTCGACGAAGGCCTCGTGACCCCTGTCGTCCGTAACGTCGACCAGAAAGGGCTCTCTCAGATCGCCGAGGAGACGCGGGCGCTCGCGGAACGGGCGCGGGATCGCAAGCTCCAGCCCGACGAGTTTGAAGGCGCCACCTTCACCACGAGCAACCTCGGCATGTTCGGTATCGAGGAGTTTACGGCGATCATCAATCCGCCCAATGCCTGTATTCTGGCCATCGGGGCGATCCGGGACGTGCCGGTCGTCAAGAATGGCGAAGTAGTGGCCGGCGTCCGAATGAAGCTCACCCTATCGTGTGACCACCGTGTGGTTGATGGCGCCACAGGATCCCAGTTTCTGAACGCCGTGAAGCAGTACCTCGAGGAGCCGATGAGCCTCGTACTCTGA
- a CDS encoding pyruvate dehydrogenase complex E1 component subunit beta, whose amino-acid sequence MAELQLREAIRAAMVEEMDRDETVFLMGEEVAQYDGAYKVSEGMLERYGAKRVIDTPIAENGFAGLGIGAAMNGLRPIIEFMTFNFSMVSMDQLINNAAKIRYMSGGQFKFPIVFRGPNGAAGQLAATHNTAFESIYATIPGLKIVSISNPDDAKGLLKSAIRDDDPVLFMESEVMYGMRGEVSDARDYLIPLGKARIGRAGSDVTIVAHNKCYWVAMKAAEMLEKDGISAEVIDPRTIRPLDMPAIITSVQKTNRLVIVDESNPFASIASEIGFQVQRDAFDYLDAPILRVTAKDTPAPYAKNLIDFYMPSAEDTYKACRQVMYR is encoded by the coding sequence ATGGCAGAATTACAACTCCGGGAGGCCATCCGCGCCGCCATGGTCGAGGAAATGGATCGCGATGAAACGGTCTTCCTGATGGGCGAGGAAGTCGCCCAGTACGACGGCGCCTACAAGGTGAGCGAGGGCATGCTCGAGCGTTATGGCGCGAAGCGCGTGATCGACACACCGATCGCTGAAAACGGCTTCGCCGGCCTCGGCATCGGCGCGGCCATGAACGGCCTACGCCCCATCATCGAGTTCATGACCTTCAACTTCTCGATGGTGTCGATGGATCAGCTCATCAACAACGCGGCGAAGATCCGCTACATGTCGGGCGGGCAGTTCAAATTCCCTATCGTGTTTCGCGGCCCGAACGGCGCCGCCGGCCAGCTGGCCGCCACCCACAACACGGCGTTTGAGTCGATCTATGCGACCATCCCGGGCCTCAAGATCGTCTCAATCTCGAACCCGGATGACGCCAAGGGCCTGCTCAAGTCGGCCATTCGCGACGACGATCCGGTGCTCTTCATGGAGAGCGAGGTGATGTACGGCATGCGCGGCGAAGTGTCCGACGCCAGGGACTACCTGATTCCGCTCGGTAAGGCGCGTATCGGCCGCGCCGGTAGCGACGTCACGATCGTGGCACACAACAAGTGCTACTGGGTGGCGATGAAAGCCGCCGAGATGCTCGAAAAAGACGGCATCAGCGCCGAGGTGATCGACCCGCGGACGATCCGCCCCCTCGACATGCCGGCGATCATCACGTCGGTCCAGAAAACGAACCGCCTCGTGATCGTGGATGAGAGCAATCCGTTCGCGAGCATCGCCTCGGAAATCGGCTTCCAGGTCCAACGGGATGCGTTCGACTACCTGGATGCACCGATCCTGCGCGTAACTGCCAAAGACACGCCGGCTCCGTACGCCAAAAACTTGATCGATTTCTATATGCCCAGCGCCGAAGATACCTATAAGGCATGCCGGCAGGTCATGTATCGGTAG